The Pseudomonadota bacterium genomic sequence CGAGGAGGGCCGCGCCGAGAACCGCCGCGTCGAGTTCCACATCGTGGAGAGCGCGCCCGCGGAAGCCCCGGCCGAGGCCGCCCCGGCCCCCGAGGCCGCCCCGGAGCCGGCGCCCGCTCCGGCCCCCGCCGAGCCCGCGCCCGCCACCCCGTAGACCGGAGCGCCCCTCCCCATGACGCCCCCCCGAGTGCTCGTCACGAGGCGGATTCCCCGAGCCGGGCTTAATCCTATCGGCGACGCCTGCGACGTGGAGCTGCTCGACGGCGAGCTCCCGCCGAGCCGCGAGACGATGCTGGCTCGGATACGGGGCTGCTCGGGGCTCCTCAGCCTGCTCACCGACGCCGTCGACGCCGAGCTGATCGCCGCGGCCGGCCCGGGCCTCCGGGTGATCAGCAACTACGCCGTCGGGTTCGACAACATCGACCTCGCGGCCGCGACGAGGGCCCGGATCCCCGTCGGCAACACGCCGGGCGTCCTCACCGAGGCGACCGCGGATCTCGCGTTCTCCCTCCTCATGGGCGCCGCGCGGCGCATCGCCGAGGCGTCCCGCTTCGCGCGGGAGGGGCGGTGGCGGACGTGGTCCCCGACGCTCCTTTTGGGCGCCGACGTCCACGGCGCGACCCTCGGCGTCGTCGGCATGGGCCGGATCGGGCGGGCGCTGGCGAGGCGGGCGGCGGGCTTCTCGATGCGCGTCGTCTACTGCGACCCCGTTCCGGGCGACGGCGGCGCCGTCCCGGGGGCGGCGCGCGTGGAGTGGCCCGAGCTGCTCGCGCAGGCGGACTTCCTGAGCCTCCACGTCCCCCTGACCGAGGCGACGCGGCACATGATCGACGCGGCGGCGCTCGCGCGGATGAAGCCCACGGCGATCCTGATCAACACCTCCCGCGGCGGCGTGGTCGATCACGCCGCGCTCGCGCAGGCGCTCGCCGACGGGGTGATAGGCGGCGCCGCGCTCGACGTCACCGAGCCCGAGCCGCTCCCCGCCGGGCACCCGCTCTACGCGCTCGACAACTGCCTCGTCGTCCCGCACCTCGGCAGCGCGACGGTCTCGACGCGCGACAGGATGGCCGTCATGGCCGCGCAGAACCTCCTCGCCGGCCTGCGCGGCGAGCGGCTGCCCCACTGCGTGAACCCCGAGGTGTACGGGTAGAGCGAACGCCCCTTC encodes the following:
- a CDS encoding D-glycerate dehydrogenase, with amino-acid sequence MTPPRVLVTRRIPRAGLNPIGDACDVELLDGELPPSRETMLARIRGCSGLLSLLTDAVDAELIAAAGPGLRVISNYAVGFDNIDLAAATRARIPVGNTPGVLTEATADLAFSLLMGAARRIAEASRFAREGRWRTWSPTLLLGADVHGATLGVVGMGRIGRALARRAAGFSMRVVYCDPVPGDGGAVPGAARVEWPELLAQADFLSLHVPLTEATRHMIDAAALARMKPTAILINTSRGGVVDHAALAQALADGVIGGAALDVTEPEPLPAGHPLYALDNCLVVPHLGSATVSTRDRMAVMAAQNLLAGLRGERLPHCVNPEVYG